The following proteins come from a genomic window of Verrucomicrobium sp.:
- the ccsA gene encoding cytochrome c biogenesis protein CcsA, with translation MIRLLFLLLLLAAPAWAGLARPDAFAQLAVQDRGRKKPFTSFARESTLQLTGRSSVEAGGKTWSDLDLVVALWLDPTGWDKKPILAVESARLKKVLGLPRLQSRFSYRELAENPALLRMQREAARRRIAAPEAPPQPLEREAGRVAERLTLFARLAEGTSYAIVPDPSAATGTWGVIERIATVYPAPQALPPLLAFQKLAQAWTKGDAPGVNEGARELAARLRALSPGVYPPAWRLSFENTYLQVHPWRWAWLAYLAAACVCLLGGIRPAAYRWTWALALAGFAFQAYGFASRIVIAGRPPVTNMFESIVWVAFAAVLFALVLEAVYRPRLFLLAALPLAAVVLLWVDMAPLVFDSSIQPLVPVLRNNFWLSIHVLTITMSYGAFALAMGLGHIALGRYLRGTPFQADGGAVRAIYRAVQIGVLLLAAGTILGGVWANYSWGRFWDWDPKETWALITLLGYLALLHGRFAGWWGGFGLAVGSLVCFLSVVMAWYGVNFVLGKGLHSYGFGFGGTPYVAAFAALEVALVSAALWKRLRPAR, from the coding sequence ATGATCCGCCTCCTCTTCCTCCTGCTTCTCCTGGCCGCGCCCGCCTGGGCCGGCCTGGCCCGGCCCGACGCCTTCGCCCAGCTCGCCGTCCAGGATCGGGGGCGCAAGAAGCCCTTCACCAGCTTCGCCCGGGAATCGACGCTCCAGCTGACCGGCCGCTCCTCCGTGGAGGCCGGCGGGAAAACGTGGAGCGACCTCGACCTCGTCGTCGCCCTCTGGCTCGATCCCACCGGCTGGGACAAAAAACCGATCCTGGCCGTGGAATCCGCCCGGCTGAAGAAGGTCCTGGGCCTGCCCCGGTTGCAAAGCCGCTTCAGCTACCGGGAGCTGGCGGAAAATCCCGCCCTGCTGCGCATGCAGCGGGAAGCCGCCCGCCGCCGTATCGCTGCCCCGGAAGCGCCGCCGCAGCCGCTGGAACGGGAAGCCGGACGCGTGGCCGAGCGGCTCACCCTCTTCGCCCGCCTTGCGGAAGGCACCTCCTACGCCATCGTCCCCGATCCCTCCGCCGCCACCGGCACCTGGGGCGTCATCGAGCGGATCGCCACCGTCTATCCCGCCCCGCAGGCGCTCCCTCCCTTGCTGGCCTTCCAAAAGCTGGCCCAGGCCTGGACCAAAGGGGACGCCCCCGGCGTCAACGAAGGCGCGCGGGAGCTGGCCGCCCGCCTCCGCGCCCTGAGCCCCGGCGTCTACCCGCCCGCGTGGCGGCTTTCCTTCGAAAACACCTACCTCCAAGTCCATCCGTGGCGCTGGGCCTGGCTGGCCTACCTGGCCGCCGCCTGCGTCTGCCTTCTCGGCGGCATACGCCCCGCCGCCTACCGGTGGACCTGGGCGCTGGCCCTCGCGGGCTTCGCCTTCCAGGCCTACGGCTTCGCCAGCCGCATCGTGATCGCCGGGCGGCCGCCGGTGACCAACATGTTCGAGTCGATCGTCTGGGTCGCCTTCGCCGCCGTCCTCTTCGCCCTGGTCCTGGAGGCGGTCTACCGGCCCCGCCTCTTCCTCCTGGCCGCGCTGCCTCTGGCCGCCGTCGTCCTCCTGTGGGTCGACATGGCGCCGCTCGTCTTCGACAGCTCGATCCAGCCCCTGGTGCCCGTCCTGCGGAACAATTTCTGGCTCTCCATCCACGTCCTCACCATCACGATGAGCTACGGCGCCTTCGCCCTGGCGATGGGGCTGGGCCACATCGCCCTGGGCCGTTATCTACGCGGCACGCCCTTCCAGGCGGACGGCGGCGCGGTCCGCGCCATTTACCGGGCGGTCCAGATCGGCGTCCTCCTCCTGGCCGCCGGGACGATCCTGGGCGGCGTCTGGGCCAACTATTCCTGGGGCCGCTTCTGGGACTGGGACCCGAAGGAGACGTGGGCCCTCATCACGCTGCTGGGCTACCTGGCGCTGCTCCACGGGCGCTTCGCCGGGTGGTGGGGCGGCTTCGGCCTGGCCGTCGGCTCCCTCGTCTGCTTCCTCTCCGTGGTGATGGCCTGGTACGGGGTCAACTTCGTCCTGGGCAAGGGGCTGCACAGCTACGGCTTCGGCTTCGGCGGGACGCCCTACGTCGCCGCCTTCGCCGCGCTGGAGGTGGCGCTGGTCAGCGCCGCTCTTTGGAAGCGCCTGCGCCCGGCGCGCTGA